Proteins encoded by one window of Flavobacterium sp. N502540:
- a CDS encoding endonuclease/exonuclease/phosphatase family protein, which yields MKKTNTIVLVMFLIFVSTPFYAQSVKMMTYNIRLDVASDGENAWPNRKDFFNSQIRFYSPDILGIQEALPNQVAEIASALPEYHKFGIGREEKGTGEACTIYYKKDRFQVEHTNTFWLSETPEKVSRGWDAACNRVCTYGLFKDLKTKKRIWVFNLHLDHVGEVARVKGVELVLSKIKEINTKNYPVFLMGDFNSVPDTKQIVEIKKVMDDTRDVSIEKPFGPSGTFNEFKHNEPVNLLLDYIFVSKNSGLKIQKHAVLSDSKDLKYPSDHLPVLIQIN from the coding sequence ATGAAAAAGACAAATACAATTGTTCTCGTAATGTTTCTGATTTTTGTCAGTACTCCATTTTATGCTCAGAGTGTAAAAATGATGACGTATAATATTCGTTTAGATGTTGCTTCTGACGGAGAAAATGCCTGGCCAAACCGGAAAGACTTTTTTAATTCTCAAATCAGATTTTACAGTCCGGATATTCTTGGAATTCAGGAGGCATTGCCTAATCAGGTGGCTGAGATTGCTTCGGCCTTACCGGAGTACCATAAATTTGGAATAGGCAGAGAAGAAAAAGGAACCGGAGAAGCCTGTACGATTTACTATAAAAAAGACCGTTTTCAGGTAGAACATACAAACACATTTTGGCTGTCTGAAACACCGGAAAAAGTATCAAGGGGCTGGGATGCTGCCTGTAACAGAGTTTGTACTTACGGATTGTTTAAAGATTTAAAAACAAAAAAAAGGATTTGGGTTTTTAACCTTCACCTGGATCATGTTGGAGAGGTAGCCCGCGTAAAAGGAGTCGAGTTAGTTCTCTCAAAAATAAAGGAAATAAACACTAAAAATTATCCCGTGTTTTTAATGGGAGACTTTAATTCAGTACCGGACACGAAACAAATTGTCGAGATCAAAAAGGTGATGGACGATACCAGGGATGTTTCGATAGAAAAACCTTTTGGTCCTTCAGGAACCTTTAATGAATTCAAACACAATGAACCTGTGAATTTGTTACTGGATTATATTTTTGTATCAAAAAATAGCGGATTAAAAATTCAAAAACATGCAGTCTTAAGTGATTCAAAAGATTTAAAATATCCATCCGATCATTTGCCTGTTTTGATCCAAATAAATTAA
- a CDS encoding glycoside hydrolase family 3 N-terminal domain-containing protein: MKNTKFIVVALFFCGAVWSQEARKTRADIDAKVSELLSKMTLEEKVGQMTQITVTVFEDAQKPGYFDAAKLKKGIQEYHIGSILNVPNPGAPTLQRWQETMAAITNEANKSRLKIPVLYGIDAIHGASYTAGATLFPQQIGLAATFNTELVKRGAEISAYETRASSIPWVFSPDLDFPRNPAWSRMWESFGEDAYLSSKMAVALVDGFEGNNVGSKYSVASCMKHYIGYGSTTTGKDRTPSIIPERILRQYDLTIYQAAIKAGAKSVMVSSGEINGTPVHSSKHLITDILKKELGFEGVVVTDWKDIIYLNTRHKIAATKRDAVRIAVMAGIDMSMVPEEFTFYTDLVDLVQKGEVPMSRIDDAVTRILRMKFELNLFQNTVANLKDYPKFGSAEHIQEAYKTAAESITLLKNNDAVLPLNKEEKILVTGATANSMKNLNGGWSYTWQGENADTYAADKLTILEAFQAKLGKENVLYTAGADIEKEDDAEIQKAVELAQKASKIVLCLGEKNYTETPGDISNLYMSKSQVKLALALAKVNKPIILILNEGRPRLISDFEDKMSAVVQCYLPGNEGGRALVDILYGEVNPSGRLPYNYPRYPNSLEKYNRKHTESLADEEQNNDAKYEKSYSPQFEFGTGLSYTTFTYSNLKIDKAEITNTDEIKVTVEVTNSGKRAGKESVLLYLSDNYASITPEVKALKRFEKISLEPNETKTVKFTLNQKDLQFVNEDLKWISEKGTFTIQIANLKKDFLLQ, encoded by the coding sequence AGATGCTCAAAAACCGGGTTATTTTGATGCCGCCAAACTAAAAAAAGGCATTCAGGAGTACCATATCGGTTCTATTCTGAATGTGCCTAATCCGGGAGCACCAACGCTTCAGAGATGGCAGGAGACCATGGCTGCCATTACTAATGAAGCCAACAAATCGAGACTTAAAATTCCGGTATTGTATGGTATAGATGCCATACACGGAGCGAGTTATACCGCCGGAGCCACCTTATTTCCACAACAAATTGGTCTGGCAGCAACGTTTAATACAGAGCTGGTAAAACGCGGGGCTGAAATTTCGGCTTACGAAACCAGAGCCTCCTCCATTCCATGGGTATTCTCTCCAGATTTGGATTTTCCGAGAAACCCGGCCTGGTCCAGAATGTGGGAATCTTTTGGAGAAGATGCCTATCTGTCTTCCAAAATGGCGGTCGCTTTGGTAGATGGTTTTGAAGGAAACAATGTAGGATCAAAATATAGCGTAGCCTCCTGTATGAAACATTATATTGGTTATGGCAGCACCACAACCGGAAAAGACAGAACACCAAGTATTATTCCCGAGCGCATTCTAAGACAATATGATTTAACCATATATCAGGCTGCCATAAAAGCCGGAGCAAAAAGCGTAATGGTAAGTTCCGGAGAAATCAACGGAACTCCGGTGCATTCGAGCAAACATCTGATTACGGACATTCTTAAAAAAGAATTAGGTTTTGAAGGAGTGGTAGTAACCGATTGGAAAGATATCATTTACCTGAACACCAGACATAAAATTGCAGCAACCAAAAGAGATGCGGTTCGTATCGCAGTTATGGCCGGAATAGACATGAGCATGGTACCCGAAGAATTTACTTTTTACACAGACCTTGTAGACTTAGTTCAAAAAGGAGAAGTGCCAATGTCCCGTATTGATGATGCAGTAACCAGAATTCTAAGAATGAAATTCGAGTTAAACCTGTTCCAGAATACGGTTGCAAATCTAAAGGATTATCCAAAATTTGGTTCAGCCGAACACATTCAGGAAGCTTATAAAACGGCTGCGGAATCCATTACATTGTTAAAAAATAACGATGCAGTTTTACCTTTAAACAAAGAGGAAAAAATCCTGGTAACCGGAGCAACGGCAAACAGCATGAAAAACCTGAACGGAGGCTGGTCGTACACCTGGCAGGGTGAAAATGCAGATACTTACGCTGCTGACAAATTAACCATTCTGGAAGCTTTTCAGGCTAAATTAGGAAAAGAGAATGTGCTCTATACCGCCGGCGCAGATATTGAAAAAGAAGATGATGCCGAAATTCAAAAAGCGGTTGAACTGGCTCAAAAGGCATCGAAAATTGTATTGTGTCTTGGAGAGAAAAACTACACCGAAACTCCGGGAGATATCAGTAATCTTTATATGAGTAAATCTCAGGTAAAATTAGCCCTCGCCTTAGCCAAAGTAAACAAACCAATTATTCTGATTTTAAACGAAGGAAGACCAAGACTGATTAGTGATTTTGAAGATAAAATGAGTGCCGTTGTACAATGTTATTTACCAGGAAATGAAGGAGGAAGAGCATTGGTTGATATACTGTACGGAGAGGTAAATCCAAGTGGGAGATTGCCTTACAACTATCCGAGATACCCTAATTCATTAGAAAAATACAACAGAAAACATACAGAGAGTTTAGCAGACGAAGAACAAAATAATGATGCTAAATACGAGAAAAGCTATTCCCCTCAGTTTGAATTTGGAACAGGATTATCCTATACCACCTTTACTTATTCGAATTTAAAAATCGACAAAGCAGAAATTACGAATACCGATGAAATAAAGGTGACCGTTGAGGTTACCAATTCCGGGAAAAGAGCCGGAAAAGAATCGGTTTTATTGTACCTGTCAGATAATTATGCTTCTATAACTCCTGAAGTAAAAGCGCTAAAAAGATTCGAAAAGATTAGTTTAGAGCCTAACGAAACCAAAACGGTGAAATTTACTTTAAACCAAAAAGATTTGCAATTCGTAAACGAAGATCTGAAATGGATTTCCGAAAAAGGAACTTTTACGATTCAGATCGCAAATCTTAAAAAGGACTTTTTATTACAGTAA
- the bglX gene encoding beta-glucosidase BglX — protein sequence MKKITTFTLLMVSLFATAQQETIDQKVNALLKKMTLEEKIGQLNQYTGDNAATGPITINANKQAEIKAGLIGSMLNVTGTKYTRQYQELAMQSRLKIPLLFGQDVIHGYKTTFPIPLAEAASWDLAAIELAARVAATEASASGIHWTFAPMVDIGRDPRWGRVMEGAGEDTWLGSKIAYARVKGFQGNKLGDLNSVMACVKHFAAYGAAVGGRDYNSVDMSERMLLETYLPPFKAALDAGAATFMNSFNDLNGIPATANVHLQRDILKGKWNFQGFVVSDWGSIGEMVAHGYSKDLKAAALAAITAGSDMDMESNAYRYHLAELVKEGKVPVDLIDDAVKRILRKKYELGLFDDPYRYSDQKRADKALNNPENRMAALEVAKKSIVLLKNDNETLPLSKNLKTIAFIGPMVKEYKENMGFWSVELPEVDYNKWIVSQWDGLQNKVGKNTKLLYAKGCEVDGDHKDGFAEAVATAQQADVVILSIGERRDMSGEAKSRSDLHLPGVQEDLVKAIQATGKPVIVLVNAGRPLIFNWTADHVPAIVYTWWLGTEAGNAIADVLFGDYNPSGKLPMTFPREVGQIPIYYNHFSTGRPAKDEDAKNYVSAYIDLKNSPKFPFGYGLSYTKFNYSDLKLSAVKMKSNETIKVSFQLSNVGKVAGEEVVQLYLKDKFGSVVRPVLELRDFQKVKLNAGESKTIEFTIDKEKLSFYNNKLEWTAEPGDFEVMIGASSADLKLKANFELL from the coding sequence ATGAAAAAAATAACCACATTTACCCTGTTGATGGTATCGCTTTTTGCGACCGCTCAGCAAGAAACAATAGATCAAAAAGTAAATGCTCTGTTGAAAAAAATGACTCTTGAGGAAAAAATCGGTCAGCTAAATCAGTATACGGGCGACAATGCAGCAACGGGACCTATTACCATAAATGCCAACAAACAAGCCGAAATAAAGGCAGGATTAATAGGTTCGATGTTAAACGTAACCGGAACAAAATACACCCGACAATATCAGGAACTGGCCATGCAGTCCCGTTTGAAAATCCCCCTGTTATTTGGTCAGGATGTCATCCATGGCTACAAAACGACTTTTCCAATTCCGTTAGCCGAAGCAGCGAGCTGGGACTTAGCAGCTATTGAATTGGCAGCAAGAGTTGCAGCTACAGAGGCTTCAGCAAGTGGGATTCACTGGACATTTGCTCCAATGGTCGACATAGGCCGTGATCCGCGTTGGGGGAGAGTGATGGAAGGAGCAGGAGAAGATACCTGGCTGGGTTCTAAAATTGCCTATGCCAGAGTTAAAGGTTTTCAGGGAAATAAACTCGGAGATCTGAACTCGGTTATGGCCTGTGTAAAACATTTTGCCGCTTATGGTGCAGCTGTGGGCGGGAGAGATTACAACTCCGTAGACATGAGTGAACGCATGCTTTTAGAAACCTATCTGCCTCCTTTTAAAGCAGCTCTTGATGCCGGTGCAGCCACTTTTATGAATTCCTTTAATGACTTAAACGGAATTCCGGCTACCGCAAATGTGCATTTGCAGCGTGATATCTTAAAAGGAAAATGGAACTTTCAGGGATTCGTAGTTTCAGACTGGGGATCGATTGGGGAAATGGTAGCACACGGATATTCTAAAGATTTAAAAGCTGCAGCACTTGCCGCGATTACAGCGGGAAGTGATATGGATATGGAAAGTAATGCCTACCGATATCATTTGGCAGAATTAGTGAAAGAAGGCAAAGTACCGGTTGATTTGATTGATGATGCCGTGAAACGTATTTTACGCAAGAAATATGAATTGGGTTTATTTGATGATCCTTACCGATATTCAGATCAAAAAAGAGCTGATAAAGCTTTAAACAATCCGGAAAACAGAATGGCAGCTCTTGAAGTAGCTAAGAAAAGTATCGTTTTATTAAAGAACGACAACGAAACATTACCACTGTCTAAAAACCTGAAAACAATTGCATTCATTGGCCCAATGGTGAAAGAGTACAAAGAAAATATGGGGTTTTGGTCTGTAGAATTACCCGAGGTTGATTACAATAAATGGATCGTCTCACAATGGGATGGTTTGCAGAACAAAGTGGGTAAAAACACAAAACTGCTTTATGCCAAAGGCTGTGAAGTAGACGGAGATCACAAAGACGGTTTTGCAGAAGCAGTGGCAACGGCCCAACAGGCAGATGTGGTGATTTTGAGTATTGGTGAAAGACGTGACATGAGCGGTGAAGCAAAAAGCCGAAGCGATCTTCATTTGCCTGGTGTTCAGGAAGATTTGGTAAAAGCGATTCAGGCAACAGGAAAACCGGTAATAGTTCTGGTAAATGCAGGAAGGCCTCTTATATTTAACTGGACGGCAGATCATGTTCCGGCAATTGTTTACACCTGGTGGTTGGGAACTGAAGCAGGTAATGCTATCGCCGATGTTTTATTTGGAGATTACAATCCATCGGGGAAATTGCCCATGACTTTCCCAAGAGAAGTGGGGCAGATCCCAATTTATTACAATCATTTCAGTACAGGAAGACCTGCTAAAGATGAAGATGCCAAAAACTATGTTTCGGCCTACATTGATCTGAAAAACTCCCCTAAATTTCCTTTTGGATATGGATTGAGTTATACAAAATTCAATTATTCCGATTTGAAATTGTCAGCAGTAAAAATGAAAAGCAACGAAACTATTAAAGTTTCTTTTCAATTATCAAATGTTGGAAAAGTAGCAGGAGAAGAAGTGGTTCAATTGTATTTAAAAGACAAATTCGGATCGGTGGTAAGACCCGTTTTAGAATTGAGAGATTTTCAAAAAGTAAAACTAAATGCAGGAGAATCTAAAACAATTGAGTTTACTATTGACAAAGAGAAACTTTCTTTCTACAATAATAAATTAGAATGGACAGCAGAACCGGGAGACTTCGAAGTCATGATCGGAGCTTCATCAGCTGACCTCAAATTAAAAGCGAATTTTGAATTGCTTTAA
- a CDS encoding DUF3857 domain-containing protein, translated as MEQDIQLEIYKIQKPEPWASDLNDNQLIDYIKESEFSQKQADEGRDYCYFLDKIYYTNDNENSEYACVAYTLNEPANLEKASAVDVVLEESETYVIHRISVLRDGVLVDKIPDTKVKILDSENQSGGGILSSNKKINITIKDLRLYDILIMEDSRIKIFTERDFLRKEFARYVWVGPDSYWAYGKYKFTFINDREKAVAYKKSFFRDEDGNVLEPQTAYLQKGEKYVREEENYINFVDSNREVSSFIDFATTADWKELSNYISPIYETIFEKSSLAEFAPELVEKLDKIGSKDDQLQFAIEYVQNHINYIYNADEMNGHKPQEPAVTFTNKQGDCKAKSVLLKVILDYIGIDSSIILVNFGTDFYIKHYLPSLLTFNHVIVKINYKGESYFVDATLRDEFGLIENRGFIFFLHYLEVKPNLELQHKPPYRFPYYALDEKSELVAENNVGKLKLTTVYKGNRANSMRRYFKNTNKREIIDSWNNFFFYTLNYTNDRNGTDLRKIFKDAAIEIVSDDKKLNEFKIEYQTTIENPYFSDGKNNRFLMYFDSNIVKNRARDFMHKDISFWHNFDNERYEITLVTDQKIDVSEKFTIQESTINNAYFDYVSRKKINKNGGTIYIDYKPLINLEIPEEDFEDFREAHNEVADSNFGIGVDIIEDGLLNKLKFNFKKLVK; from the coding sequence ATGGAACAAGATATACAGTTAGAAATTTACAAAATTCAAAAGCCTGAACCGTGGGCAAGTGACCTTAATGACAACCAGCTTATAGATTATATCAAAGAATCTGAATTCTCTCAAAAACAAGCAGACGAGGGACGTGACTATTGTTATTTTTTAGATAAGATTTATTATACCAATGATAACGAAAACAGCGAATATGCCTGTGTGGCCTATACCTTAAATGAGCCTGCCAATTTGGAGAAAGCTTCTGCTGTGGATGTTGTATTGGAAGAAAGTGAAACTTATGTGATACACCGAATCAGTGTTTTAAGAGATGGTGTTTTAGTAGACAAAATTCCCGATACTAAAGTTAAAATACTGGACAGCGAAAATCAAAGCGGTGGTGGTATTTTGAGCAGTAACAAAAAGATTAATATTACGATAAAGGATCTTCGTTTGTATGATATTTTGATTATGGAAGATTCCAGAATTAAAATTTTTACCGAGCGTGATTTTCTACGCAAAGAATTCGCCAGATATGTCTGGGTAGGTCCTGACAGTTACTGGGCATACGGAAAGTACAAATTCACTTTTATAAACGATCGCGAAAAGGCAGTTGCTTACAAAAAATCGTTCTTTAGAGATGAAGACGGAAATGTGCTGGAACCACAGACCGCTTATTTGCAAAAGGGGGAAAAATATGTACGAGAAGAAGAGAATTACATCAATTTTGTAGATTCAAACCGTGAGGTTTCTTCGTTTATAGATTTTGCCACGACCGCCGACTGGAAAGAATTGTCCAATTACATCTCTCCTATTTATGAGACTATTTTCGAAAAATCTTCTCTGGCAGAATTTGCTCCGGAACTGGTTGAAAAACTGGACAAAATAGGTTCTAAAGACGATCAGTTGCAATTTGCGATAGAATATGTTCAAAACCATATCAATTATATTTACAATGCCGATGAAATGAACGGCCACAAGCCGCAGGAGCCTGCTGTAACGTTTACTAACAAACAAGGCGACTGCAAGGCTAAATCGGTTTTACTAAAAGTTATTTTAGATTATATTGGTATTGACTCTTCGATTATTCTGGTCAATTTCGGTACTGATTTTTATATCAAGCATTACTTACCGTCGTTACTGACTTTTAATCACGTAATTGTAAAGATCAATTACAAGGGTGAAAGCTACTTCGTTGATGCCACATTGCGTGATGAATTTGGACTGATTGAAAATCGTGGTTTTATTTTCTTCCTGCACTATCTGGAAGTGAAGCCTAATTTGGAATTACAACATAAACCTCCTTATCGTTTCCCTTATTATGCGCTTGATGAAAAATCAGAGCTTGTTGCGGAGAACAATGTTGGTAAACTGAAACTAACGACAGTATACAAAGGAAATCGCGCCAACAGCATGCGCAGGTATTTCAAAAACACCAACAAAAGAGAGATCATTGACAGCTGGAACAATTTCTTTTTTTATACCTTAAATTATACGAATGACAGAAACGGAACTGATCTTCGAAAGATTTTTAAAGATGCCGCAATCGAAATTGTCAGTGATGATAAAAAGCTGAATGAATTTAAAATTGAATATCAGACTACTATTGAAAACCCGTATTTTTCAGACGGGAAAAACAATCGTTTCCTGATGTATTTTGACTCCAATATTGTGAAAAACAGAGCAAGGGATTTTATGCATAAAGACATCTCTTTCTGGCACAATTTTGACAATGAGCGATATGAAATCACTCTTGTAACGGATCAAAAAATTGACGTTAGCGAAAAGTTTACGATACAGGAAAGTACGATCAACAATGCCTACTTTGATTATGTGAGCCGTAAAAAGATCAACAAAAACGGAGGAACTATTTACATCGACTATAAACCGCTGATTAACTTAGAAATTCCTGAAGAGGATTTTGAAGATTTCAGAGAAGCCCATAACGAGGTCGCCGACAGTAATTTTGGAATTGGAGTCGACATTATAGAAGATGGTTTATTGAACAAGCTGAAATTCAATTTCAAAAAATTAGTAAAATAA
- a CDS encoding cellulase family glycosylhydrolase, whose product MKKIIITLPLLLSFAAFAQDFLHRDGQKIVDGTGKNIILRGLGTGGWMVQEGYMLQTQPFASPQYVIRQKIQDVIGEEATKEFYAAYKANGITKRDVDSLAAWGFNSIRLPMHYNLYTPPIEAEKKDEISWIEEGFTMTDNLLKWCAENKMYLILDLHAAPGGQGNDAAISDYDTTKPSLWESEANQKKMIALWKKLASRYRDSPWIGAYDIINEPNWNFTGTNKNGCDENSNGPLRDLMVRVTKAIREVDTNHLIFIEGNCWGNNYNGIFPLWDENMALSFHKYWNYNTTASIQKMLDYRTQYNVPIWLGESGENSNVWFKETLTLVENNNIGWAFWPMKKIENIAGVTSVTKIPEYDVLLKYWKDGGEKPKPDFAKKTLMKIADNYKMENVTVKPDVIDAMFRQVQTNDTKPYKRHLIPGKIAAAQYDLGTNEKAYSDKDFINYRVETGKFDEWNKGNTMRNDGVDILPCKDAGSNGFQVSFIEDGEWLQFTAEVKKQNTYKVAIRYSAENSEGKIHLEAENGKRSQIVTLPATGGNDKWKTVVLSGVVLNAGTQKIKVVFEKGGFNLNYLDFSE is encoded by the coding sequence ATGAAAAAAATAATTATTACCCTACCGTTACTACTTTCCTTTGCCGCTTTCGCTCAGGATTTTTTACATAGAGACGGACAAAAAATTGTAGACGGAACCGGAAAGAATATCATTTTAAGAGGTCTCGGAACAGGAGGCTGGATGGTTCAGGAAGGCTATATGTTACAGACACAACCTTTTGCAAGTCCACAGTATGTTATCAGGCAGAAGATTCAGGATGTTATTGGAGAAGAAGCAACCAAAGAATTTTACGCTGCCTACAAAGCAAACGGAATCACCAAAAGAGATGTAGATTCATTAGCCGCCTGGGGATTCAATTCGATCCGCCTGCCAATGCATTACAATTTATACACACCACCAATCGAAGCCGAAAAAAAGGATGAAATCTCCTGGATTGAAGAAGGCTTTACCATGACCGATAATTTGCTGAAATGGTGCGCCGAAAATAAAATGTATCTTATTTTAGACTTACATGCCGCTCCCGGAGGCCAGGGAAACGATGCTGCAATTTCAGATTATGATACCACAAAACCCTCCTTGTGGGAGAGCGAAGCCAATCAGAAAAAAATGATTGCCTTATGGAAAAAACTGGCTTCACGTTACAGAGATAGTCCGTGGATAGGGGCCTATGACATTATCAACGAACCCAATTGGAATTTTACCGGAACCAATAAAAATGGCTGTGATGAAAACTCAAACGGTCCTTTAAGAGATCTGATGGTTCGGGTTACAAAAGCCATTCGGGAAGTCGATACCAATCATTTAATTTTTATTGAAGGAAACTGCTGGGGAAACAATTACAACGGAATTTTTCCTTTATGGGATGAAAATATGGCATTGAGTTTTCACAAATACTGGAACTACAATACCACAGCCTCCATTCAGAAAATGCTGGACTACAGAACACAATACAATGTGCCGATCTGGTTGGGTGAAAGCGGGGAAAATTCGAACGTATGGTTCAAAGAGACATTGACATTGGTCGAAAACAACAATATAGGCTGGGCATTCTGGCCCATGAAAAAAATCGAGAATATTGCGGGAGTGACCTCCGTTACAAAGATTCCCGAATATGATGTTTTATTAAAGTACTGGAAAGACGGCGGCGAGAAACCAAAGCCTGATTTTGCCAAAAAAACTTTAATGAAAATCGCCGACAATTACAAAATGGAAAATGTAACCGTAAAACCGGACGTGATCGATGCCATGTTCAGACAAGTGCAGACCAACGATACCAAACCTTATAAACGACATTTGATTCCCGGAAAAATTGCAGCAGCACAGTATGATTTAGGAACAAATGAAAAGGCTTATTCAGACAAAGATTTTATAAACTACAGAGTCGAAACCGGAAAATTTGACGAATGGAACAAAGGAAATACGATGCGAAATGATGGCGTTGATATTTTACCGTGTAAAGATGCCGGATCAAACGGATTTCAGGTTTCATTTATTGAGGATGGAGAATGGTTGCAGTTTACAGCTGAAGTAAAAAAGCAAAATACATATAAAGTAGCGATTCGATATTCGGCTGAAAATTCAGAAGGGAAAATACACCTCGAAGCAGAAAATGGAAAAAGATCCCAAATCGTTACATTACCTGCAACAGGAGGAAATGATAAGTGGAAAACGGTTGTGTTGTCCGGAGTGGTGTTAAATGCCGGAACGCAAAAAATTAAAGTTGTTTTCGAAAAAGGAGGTTTCAACCTGAATTACTTAGATTTTTCAGAATAG